In a single window of the Salvelinus namaycush isolate Seneca chromosome 18, SaNama_1.0, whole genome shotgun sequence genome:
- the LOC120062722 gene encoding 4-hydroxyphenylpyruvate dioxygenase-like — protein sequence MTTYTDRGEHHDHGKFICFDHITFWVGNAKQAASYYCNKLGFEPLAYQGLETGCRDVVSHVVKQGKIMYVFASALNPGNKEMGEHLVKHGDGARDIAFTVENCDYLVQKARERGAIIVKEPYVLEDNYGRVKLAVLQTYGDTTHTFVERTAYKGLFLPGFHPPLHRDPLLAKLPSGLLNFIDHVVGNQPDDEMVPVVEWYQKNLLFHRFWSVDDKQLQTDFSALRSIVVANYEETVKMPINEPAMGKRKSQIQEYVEYYGGPGVQHIAMNTSDIITAIRNLKERGMEFMCVPDTYYQLLRKNLQHSQVRITEDLDILEELKILVDFDDNGYLLQIFTKPVQDRPTVFLEVIQRHNHQGFGAGNFKALFEAIEADQNARGNLTILTPNGVSNHI from the exons ATG ACTACCTACACAGACAGAGGTGAACAT CACGACCATGGCAAGTTTATCTGTTTCGACCACATCACATTCTGGGTTGGAAATGCCAAACAG GCAGCATCTTACTATTGTAACAAGCTTGGATTTGAACCGTTGGCCTACCAGGGTTTAGAGACAGGCTGCCGTGATGTGGTGTCTCATGTGGTCAAACAAGGCAAG ATTATGTATGTATTCGCGTCCGCCCTCAATCCTGGAAACAAAG AAATGGGGGAGCACTTGGTGAAGCATGGGGATGGAGCCAGGGACATTGCATTCACTGTGGAGAACTGTGATTACCTTGTGCAG AAAGCCAGAGAGCGTGGCGCCATCATAGTGAAAGAGCCGTATGTATTGGAGGACAATTATGGCAGGGTAAAGCTAGCTGTTCTCCAGACG TATggggacaccacacacacatttgtGGAGAGGACAGCCTACAAAGGGCTTTTCCTCCCAGGgttccatcctcctctccaccgGGACCCCTTGTTGGCCAAGCT acccagtggattactgaacttCATTGACCATGTTGTGGGGAACCAGCCGGATGATGAGATGGTGCCTGTAGTGGAATG GTACCAGAAGAACCTGCTCTTCCACCGGTTCTGGTCGGTGGATGACAAGCAGCTGCAGACAGATTTCAGTGCACTGCGCTCCATCGTTGTGGCCAATTATGAAGAGACAGTGAAAATGCCCATTAATGAGCCAGCCATGGGCAAACGCAAGTCCCAGATCCAG GAGTATGTGGAATACTACGGTGGCCCAGGTGTCCAGCACATTGCCATGAACACATCAGACATCATCACTGCA ATCCGTAACCTGAAGGAGCGTGGCATGGAGTTCATGTGTGTGCCAGACACCTACTACCAGCTGCTGAGAAAGAATCTCCAACACTCCCAAGTCAGGATCACTGAGGACCTGGACATTCTGGAG GAGCTGAAGATCTTAGTGGATTTTGATGACAATGGCTACCTGCTCCAGATCTTCACCAAGCCTGTTCAGGACCGTCCCACGGTGTTCCTGGAGGTCATTCAGAGACACAACCATCAG GGCTTTGGTGCAGGAAACTTCAAGGCTCTTTTCGAAGCCATTGAGGCAGACCAGAATGCTAGAGGGAACTTGACTATCCTGACCCCTAATGGTGTGTCTAACCATATTTGA